The Deinococcus koreensis genome window below encodes:
- a CDS encoding DUF1684 domain-containing protein: protein MASVPSPSDAAAWPELLDWRRQVGALYARVRREREQDPASAHALWRSERTRLFREHPQSPLPPEARTAFRGLPCWPYDPALAFTAPIEPLPQERLTIPSSTGQDMPLVRFGCVRLPVGRLDVYWIDVYGGGVFLPFRDAGSGTDSYGGGRYLLDTAKSADLGSTPGGELVLDFNFAFHPSCFYDPRWSCPLAPPQNVLKEPVRAGERVS, encoded by the coding sequence ATGGCTTCAGTCCCCAGCCCGTCCGACGCGGCCGCCTGGCCCGAGCTGCTCGACTGGCGGCGGCAGGTCGGCGCCCTGTACGCCCGCGTGCGCCGGGAACGGGAGCAGGATCCGGCCTCGGCGCACGCGCTGTGGCGCTCGGAGCGCACCCGCCTGTTCCGGGAGCATCCGCAGTCGCCTCTGCCGCCGGAGGCCCGCACCGCCTTCCGGGGCCTGCCGTGCTGGCCCTACGACCCCGCGCTGGCCTTCACCGCGCCCATCGAGCCTCTGCCCCAGGAGCGGCTGACCATTCCGTCCTCGACCGGCCAGGACATGCCGCTGGTGCGGTTCGGGTGCGTGCGCCTGCCGGTCGGGAGGCTGGACGTGTACTGGATCGACGTCTACGGCGGCGGCGTGTTCCTGCCCTTCCGGGACGCGGGCAGCGGCACCGACAGTTACGGCGGGGGCCGCTACCTGCTCGATACGGCCAAGAGCGCCGACCTGGGCAGCACGCCCGGCGGGGAACTCGTGCTGGACTTCAATTTCGCCTTCCACCCGTCGTGCTTCTACGATCCACGCTGGAGCTGCCCGCTGGCGCCGCCGCAGAACGTCCTGAAGGAACCTGTACGGGCCGGTGAGCGGGTGTCCTGA
- a CDS encoding GGDEF domain-containing protein: protein MTQVAHHDLNRQIARYRSLVQVAAALARTVRTEELVHAIHRQARELFSAPVTLMARRAPDGGWFTRTLEGDQIIDERVQPRADGLLERVLADRLRLENDLEGYLRGEGLEVFRLNAASGRPITRSWMGVPMRPDSAPEAVLSVQSDEPGAFTHEDLEFLELLGIHLSIALENAALHERVEREARTDPLTGLLNRRAFTLHGEARLPEVRAGRSVTLAVMDVQDFKSVNDLYGHHIGDEVLSGLGSVLSDVAVQRASGGPAEVGGHTETGRHSETGRHSGVDEPGRLSAACAQVFRLGGDEFAALLPCPAGAARVWIRECLEAVSRRSWPVPLAPTVNVGLAAAEATDTLSDWVRRADRSMYAAKRQRVHLLD, encoded by the coding sequence ATGACCCAGGTGGCCCACCACGACCTGAACCGGCAGATCGCCCGGTACCGTTCGCTGGTGCAGGTGGCGGCGGCTCTGGCGCGCACGGTGCGAACCGAAGAACTGGTTCACGCCATCCACCGGCAGGCCCGCGAGCTGTTCAGCGCCCCCGTGACCCTGATGGCCCGCCGCGCCCCGGACGGAGGCTGGTTCACGCGCACGCTGGAGGGTGACCAGATCATCGACGAGCGCGTGCAGCCCCGCGCCGACGGCCTGCTGGAACGGGTGCTGGCCGACCGCCTGCGGCTGGAGAACGATCTCGAAGGGTACCTGCGCGGGGAGGGTCTGGAGGTCTTTCGCCTGAACGCCGCGTCGGGGCGGCCGATCACCCGCTCGTGGATGGGCGTGCCCATGCGCCCGGACAGCGCCCCCGAGGCCGTGCTGTCGGTGCAGAGCGACGAACCCGGCGCCTTTACGCACGAGGATCTGGAGTTTCTGGAACTGCTGGGCATCCACCTCAGCATCGCCCTGGAAAACGCGGCGCTGCACGAGCGCGTGGAGCGCGAGGCCCGCACGGATCCGCTGACCGGGCTGCTCAACCGCCGCGCCTTTACCCTGCACGGCGAGGCCCGGCTGCCGGAGGTGCGCGCCGGCCGCTCGGTCACGCTGGCGGTCATGGACGTTCAGGATTTCAAGAGCGTCAACGACCTGTACGGCCATCACATCGGCGACGAGGTGCTGAGCGGCCTGGGCAGCGTGCTGAGCGACGTGGCCGTGCAGCGTGCGTCGGGTGGGCCGGCTGAAGTGGGTGGGCACACTGAAACGGGTAGGCACAGTGAGACGGGTAGGCACAGTGGGGTGGATGAACCGGGCAGGCTCTCCGCCGCGTGCGCCCAGGTCTTCCGGCTGGGGGGCGACGAATTCGCCGCGCTGCTGCCCTGCCCGGCCGGGGCGGCGCGCGTGTGGATCCGCGAGTGCCTGGAGGCGGTCAGTCGGCGCTCCTGGCCCGTTCCGCTGGCCCCCACCGTGAACGTGGGCCTGGCCGCCGCCGAGGCCACCGACACCCTGAGCGACTGGGTGCGCCGCGCGGACCGCAGCATGTACGCCGCCAAACGCCAGCGCGTTCATCTGCTGGACTGA
- a CDS encoding DUF3006 domain-containing protein yields MNAGNAHPQGEPGAEEGRPETGRAGTGQSGTGQSEKGQETPPAERWIVDGLESTPRGQVARLERPDGTTGDLPLASLPGGVREGDVLAVQDGPDGVTLHLLPRESAALREAAQARLDALNGADPAEADEPAEIRL; encoded by the coding sequence GTGAACGCTGGAAACGCCCACCCACAGGGAGAGCCCGGGGCTGAAGAGGGCCGGCCGGAAACGGGCCGAGCTGGAACAGGTCAGTCTGGAACGGGTCAGTCCGAAAAGGGCCAGGAGACGCCGCCCGCAGAGCGCTGGATCGTCGACGGCCTGGAATCCACGCCCCGGGGCCAGGTCGCCCGGCTTGAACGCCCGGACGGCACGACCGGCGACCTGCCGCTCGCCTCGCTGCCCGGCGGGGTGCGGGAGGGCGATGTGCTGGCCGTGCAGGACGGCCCGGACGGCGTGACCCTCCATCTGCTGCCCCGCGAGAGCGCCGCCCTGCGGGAGGCGGCCCAGGCCCGGCTGGACGCCCTGAACGGCGCAGACCCGGCTGAGGCCGACGAGCCGGCAGAGATCCGCCTGTGA
- a CDS encoding ComEC/Rec2 family competence protein, which yields MSRPPAPPKRRAPASGRQAPAQPAAQQRKASSRRAAGQSGARPKSPGRAGSSRGPSGADLLGVLVLTVTVSLAACAGGGGRISLNPQPAPAGPQGEVTVRFLDVGQGDAVLIRSPEGKTLLVDGGRSSDRLQAHLKTFGVRKIDLLVATHADADHIAGLVGTAEQRPTLFINNGLAGTTQTWERLVSALQGADTTFQKASGQLIRLGSLDVQVIAPPPGVPDDQNNHSVGLALRFGQFRALMTGDSERPETTAWLEQGRAELQGPFQLYKSIHHGASTGDHAAWLAAVRPENVVISVGDNSYGHPTPATLALYRHSGIRVYRTDQQGTVSFTARSDGSYRASTDRASADRSSP from the coding sequence GTGAGCCGGCCACCCGCGCCGCCGAAGCGCAGGGCCCCGGCGTCCGGCCGGCAGGCTCCAGCCCAGCCGGCCGCACAGCAGCGGAAGGCCAGCTCCCGCAGGGCGGCAGGCCAGAGTGGGGCCCGCCCGAAGTCGCCCGGCCGGGCCGGAAGCAGCCGGGGGCCCAGCGGCGCCGATCTGCTGGGCGTGCTGGTGCTGACGGTGACGGTCTCGCTTGCGGCCTGTGCAGGCGGCGGGGGGCGGATCAGCCTCAATCCGCAGCCGGCGCCGGCGGGCCCGCAGGGCGAGGTCACGGTGCGCTTTCTGGACGTGGGCCAGGGCGACGCCGTGCTGATCCGCAGCCCCGAGGGCAAGACCCTGCTGGTGGACGGCGGGCGCAGCAGTGATCGGCTGCAGGCTCACCTGAAGACCTTCGGCGTCCGCAAGATCGACCTGCTGGTCGCCACCCACGCCGACGCCGACCACATCGCCGGACTGGTGGGCACGGCCGAGCAGCGCCCCACGCTGTTCATCAACAACGGGCTGGCCGGCACCACCCAGACCTGGGAACGGCTGGTCAGCGCGTTGCAGGGGGCCGACACCACCTTCCAGAAGGCCAGCGGGCAGCTCATCCGTCTGGGCAGCCTGGACGTGCAGGTGATTGCCCCGCCGCCCGGCGTCCCCGACGATCAGAACAACCATTCGGTGGGCCTCGCCCTGCGCTTCGGCCAGTTCCGGGCGCTGATGACCGGCGACAGCGAGCGGCCCGAGACCACCGCCTGGCTGGAGCAGGGGCGTGCCGAGCTGCAGGGGCCCTTCCAGCTGTACAAGAGCATCCACCACGGCGCCAGCACCGGGGATCATGCCGCCTGGCTGGCGGCGGTGCGGCCGGAGAACGTGGTGATCAGCGTGGGCGATAACAGTTACGGCCACCCCACCCCGGCCACCCTGGCGCTGTATCGCCACAGCGGTATTCGCGTGTACCGCACGGATCAGCAGGGTACGGTGAGCTTCACCGCCCGCAGCGACGGCTCGTACCGGGCCAGCACGGATCGCGCCAGCGCCGACCGCTCTTCGCCCTGA
- a CDS encoding HD domain-containing phosphohydrolase, producing the protein MTSRPPASLWRRLTGRGWVIAALLGLTLLSTGLSAAVISAASHFRDTLLLLADTTAATNAHSALEWQALQSDTLQDDHWDQVAQSRERLQNLRAQLQAAARREATPPTTWLHDLLAPPYAQEPSLGNAAQELGGYLQATAEELAVLRSGDRAGALKIDSARVDPAAERLNSLIGELREDREREARRTTNLAAGLILLTLLSSLATVSLLDRRLRRSLRQTQRLELERQVERERENRDSLTGLWNRRGLQGLFTRWTAETGLCVLVLDLNSLKVINDSGGHAAGDNRLRSVALALLEVSAPYRLAARWGGDEFVLLLPGLSEQQAHQVAERASDLLELPGDLMPPFAYGVARVSGVTSLERVLAQADANMYEHKEVQRQELARQGATARVGISIEEFTLRLERMETPQQVLGEGLPLAAQVLGFEGTVYLERQDDGFVVQQLGGHLSGEARAQLQGVVYREGEGVTGQAIAHSATRWSNDYPGEAYALESWVEAGLKTVVIVPVRYGAQVMGLIGLLQYSSWRVVTPQVRRLMETVASRLGHAFERLEAVENVRSALQGGLLALGVALEERDLETAGHTERVVNLSEELGLRLGMSEPKLDALRQGASLHDIGKLVIPDAILLKPGPLDASEWEIMRNHATRGYDIAYRLSGLTPSTLSIIRSHHERWDGSGYPDGLAGEAIPLEARIFAVCDVYDALTHTRPYKRAWSHEDAVAEIRKQSGTHFDPQVVEIFTGLVEAQRQDTGTLLVTRPLSCSAD; encoded by the coding sequence ATGACCTCGCGCCCGCCGGCCAGCCTCTGGCGCCGGCTGACCGGGCGCGGCTGGGTGATCGCGGCGCTCCTGGGCCTGACGCTGCTGTCCACCGGACTGAGCGCGGCCGTGATCAGCGCCGCCAGCCATTTCCGCGACACGCTGCTGCTGCTGGCCGACACCACCGCCGCCACCAACGCGCACAGCGCCCTGGAATGGCAGGCCCTCCAGAGCGACACGCTGCAGGACGACCACTGGGATCAGGTCGCGCAGAGCCGCGAGCGGCTTCAGAACCTCAGGGCGCAGTTGCAGGCGGCCGCCCGGCGGGAAGCCACGCCACCGACCACCTGGCTGCACGACCTGCTGGCCCCGCCGTACGCCCAGGAACCCTCGCTGGGCAACGCCGCCCAGGAGCTGGGCGGGTACCTGCAGGCCACGGCCGAGGAACTGGCCGTGCTGCGGAGCGGTGACCGGGCCGGGGCCCTGAAGATAGACAGCGCGCGGGTTGATCCGGCCGCCGAGCGGCTGAACAGCCTGATCGGGGAACTCCGGGAAGACCGGGAGCGGGAAGCGCGCAGAACCACCAATCTGGCGGCCGGGCTGATCCTGCTGACCCTGCTGTCGTCGCTGGCCACGGTCAGCCTGCTCGACCGCCGCCTGCGCCGCAGCCTGCGCCAGACGCAGCGCCTGGAACTGGAGCGTCAGGTGGAACGCGAACGCGAGAACCGCGACTCGCTGACCGGCCTGTGGAACCGGCGCGGCCTGCAGGGCCTGTTCACCCGCTGGACGGCCGAGACGGGCCTGTGCGTGCTGGTGCTGGATCTCAACAGCCTGAAGGTCATCAACGACAGCGGGGGCCACGCGGCCGGCGACAACCGCCTGCGGAGCGTGGCCCTGGCGCTGCTGGAGGTGAGCGCGCCCTACCGGCTCGCGGCCCGCTGGGGCGGGGACGAGTTCGTGCTGCTGCTGCCGGGGCTCTCGGAGCAGCAGGCGCATCAGGTCGCGGAGCGGGCCAGCGATCTGCTGGAACTGCCCGGCGACCTGATGCCTCCCTTCGCCTACGGGGTCGCCCGGGTCTCGGGGGTCACCTCGCTGGAACGGGTGCTGGCCCAGGCCGACGCCAACATGTACGAGCACAAGGAAGTCCAGCGCCAGGAGCTGGCCCGCCAGGGCGCCACCGCCCGGGTGGGAATCAGCATCGAGGAGTTCACCCTGCGGCTGGAGCGCATGGAGACCCCTCAACAGGTGCTGGGCGAGGGCCTGCCGCTGGCCGCGCAGGTGCTGGGCTTCGAGGGCACGGTGTATCTGGAACGGCAGGACGACGGCTTCGTGGTTCAGCAGCTCGGGGGCCACCTGAGTGGCGAGGCGCGCGCCCAGCTGCAGGGCGTGGTCTACCGGGAGGGCGAGGGGGTCACCGGGCAGGCGATCGCCCACAGCGCCACCCGCTGGAGCAACGATTACCCCGGCGAGGCCTACGCCCTGGAGAGCTGGGTGGAGGCCGGCCTGAAAACGGTGGTGATCGTGCCGGTGCGCTACGGCGCCCAGGTGATGGGCCTGATCGGCCTGCTGCAGTACAGCTCGTGGCGCGTGGTCACGCCCCAGGTGCGGCGCCTGATGGAAACGGTGGCGTCGCGGCTGGGCCACGCCTTCGAGCGGCTCGAGGCAGTCGAGAATGTCCGCAGCGCCCTGCAGGGCGGCCTGCTGGCGCTGGGCGTGGCCCTGGAGGAACGCGACCTGGAGACCGCCGGGCACACCGAGCGCGTGGTGAACCTCTCCGAGGAGCTGGGGCTGCGCCTGGGCATGAGCGAACCGAAACTGGACGCCCTGCGTCAGGGCGCGTCGCTGCACGACATCGGCAAGCTGGTCATCCCCGACGCCATCCTGCTCAAGCCCGGCCCGCTGGACGCCAGCGAGTGGGAGATCATGCGCAACCACGCCACCCGCGGCTACGACATCGCCTACCGCCTCTCGGGCCTAACGCCCAGCACGCTGAGCATTATCCGCAGCCACCACGAGCGCTGGGACGGCAGCGGCTACCCGGACGGGCTGGCCGGCGAGGCCATTCCGCTCGAGGCCCGGATCTTCGCCGTGTGCGACGTCTACGACGCCCTGACCCATACCCGGCCCTACAAGAGAGCCTGGTCCCACGAGGACGCCGTGGCCGAGATCCGCAAGCAGAGCGGCACCCATTTCGACCCGCAGGTGGTCGAGATCTTCACCGGGCTGGTCGAGGCCCAACGTCAGGACACCGGGACTCTTCTGGTGACCCGGCCGCTGAGCTGCAGCGCCGACTGA